TCTATCCAGTCATCTGCTAGGTGTGTATGGAATAATCACAAaaattatccaaaaaaaaaaaacaaaaaaaccttgtGGAACCTGCCCAGACCTGAAGCTGTTCcactgcagctgagtttaattGTGGTATTCTCCAAGGCTTTACCCTTGGcccactgttgttttcagtaCATGTGCTTCCTCTCAGTCAGGTTATACAGAATAAAGATGTTGCAAATGATACAGTCTTATGTTCTTATGCAATCCTATGATTGTAGTAGCATAAATAATTATCTGCCTTaaagacacagtgaaataaaaaatgcattttacaagTTATATTAGATGTCTTAAATCTTTCTCTAATCTCTTCctgcaaaacattaaaatgtttttgatgacTCATTCTGAACTCAGGTTATCAGGGTGtatacatgcatgtatgcaaTCAAATGTAATGTGCTAACCAGTCCCACTATGTAAACCAGTATGGGTGGGATACCAGAAGTCACTGTAGCCACACCCTGAGCGATCCCTTTGTGAGATAAGGGCAGCGtttacctttattttgaaaagccgTTGAATTTTTTTATGCCCATATAATTTTGGGAGCTAGAGAATTTTGTGAATAATTTAAACTTCCTCAAAGAAGTTTCCATTGATTATGATGCAACACAGATAAGATGAATTGATTTCACATATGACAAACTCAGTATGTGTTACTACTCCATGTAGTATATCATCAACATTCTTCTTGTTTGAGCTAAAATTAAATTCCCCCAGAAAACTGGAATTATGTGGCAAAAATGGCACATATCTTACTGGTTTACCGGCTCATATCATAAAACCATGATATTCCATTATAAACACTGTGTTTATCTCATGCTTAGTGATCAGGTAGAATGATGCCCTCAGTTTAAAACCTCAGACAGTCTCAGACCAATAGTGCTATGAATTCAACCTCTTTTTATTAAAACGTCACATTTCAAACATAGTCAGAGAATTTGTATTTACAAAACAGCTGTTCTTCTCCCTCACGCAGGGCTGAACCACTTAGGTTCAAACTCGAAGGCGACGCAAGTGTGTGAAAGACCATCAGAAGAATTCCCTCTTCCACACCGGCAGCTCCTGGAAATACACCTCGTCCTGGTTTTCATCAGctggaggacaaagagagagaaaattcaCCTTATAATATGGAATTCAAATATTAATACTGAGACAAAGACACTTTACAGTCTTTCCTTAAAGATCCgtaaattaaacttttttttttttttttaccccaggCTGTGCCAGTTCCCTTGAAttttcatctaaaaaaaaaaaaaaaaaaaggccttgaAAGTTTTATTAAGATCCTAAAATgtgatgtgtcagtgtgtgtgggaacCTTGTGCTATTTGCACCTATTCACAGTGTATCTGAGAGCTGTTTATGTGAGTAAAACCATTAAAACGGCGCATAAAATGAACTGTGGGCACCATCCTTTATCCATTACTCATCCACTTGTCAGGGTAATAGCTATCCAGTTAGTAGTTATTGGATAATTTCTTGTgcggatgtgtgtgtgggggggggggggggggggggggctctcaCACCCCAGATTTTATAGTTTGAGTTTAAGATTTTCAATAAATTCCACCTTCCAGCTGCCAAAACCTGCGGGTAAGACTGAGGACTGAAAGAAGAGctagtttttcttcttcatgtcttctgggttaaaaaacaaacaaactataCATTGATGAACCAATAATATCAAAACCAGTAACTGGGTTTAATGTCATGGCTGATCGGTTTACTTTATATAAATACTAGAACTGAATGTCACTCGGTCGACAGAGTAAAAGACAAATCCTACATCCTTTATTATGACCTGCACATCTGGTCCAGCTGCTGCATGTCAGCCGGTCcagatgctgctgctcaccTCCCTCCCTGGCCTGCTGCAGGAAGTTGAGCAGGACGGTGGCGGCTTGGTCCACACTCAGCTTCTCAGTGTTCTGACTGCGGGTCTCTGACGGAGGGGAACAAACACCAGACACAGGTCATTATCTGATTACTTCATGGACCAAAGTCGATATCTGCTctaagagtttgtttttttttctttcgttcTCATTAATCATCTCTATCAAATAAAAGAAGTTAAATTTAGTTAAACAACTTAGTTGTACCTAAGTGTAATGTGTCATAGACGTCTCCTTCTTTCCGGTCCTCTGAGATGAACCTGCGTCCCtctggaaaaataagaaaacactaTCACTTTGTCTCCTTGTAGTAAGAACAACATGAAGATCCCAgtgtctgtttcagtttttaaagaaTGAGATTACAATTTTTCAATTACAATATAtcccattatttattttatactaaACACCCTGTGCAAGCATATGAGCAGTAGGTCAGTGGTTCCaaaaagggccggtgtggctgcaggtttttgttccaaccaatcaacagcacacagtttgaccaaccaactgtctgaagactgagatcagttgattaaatgagtcaagtctggtgtgctgctgcttggttggaacaaaaacgtGCAGCCAcgcggccctttgtggaacagtttggacacctctgcagTAGGTAAGTACATACGTGTGCCCTTGAGGTACAACATAGCCTGCGGGGTCCAGTTTCTCCGTTGGAAAGATCCCTTTaatgaagaaacaaagaaaaggagtTTTATATTTCTGCCACTGCCTTCTCATCCTGTCCTCCTGTTCCTTTCACAGTCATTCAGTCAGCACGTCAGCACTTTCTCTTCAGTTACTGagtgaaaacatcacaaggcAAAAGTTTTATAGAGAGAAATAAAGCAGCTTTACTTTCGGCGCACTCCACGACTGAGAGATAAACGTCGCCAGCAGTAAAAGGGTGAGTGCATAAGTTAATGTGATGGTCCTCAAACCCTGCGGGAGACAAAGGTAAACGTTTTTAGTTTTTACAATCGGAGCaacgcagcagcagcatcccTGTCAGAGAAAGACTCGAGCTGACGCGTGCGTTTCTGTGCGTAATGAACGCTTTACGCACAGATTGCGCGCATCATCCACGCAGTTTCACCAAGCTCTTAAAGCTTTACTTTGAAACTTGTGAAAAATAAGGTAAGGAACTTTTACCAGATGATGCGTAAAATGCCTGTAACTGGATACCAGTGCTAGAAAGAGTCCGCTGCACTTACTTTCATTGTCTCAGACGTCCTGTGAGCCTGGTGTCCaagcagagaggatgagagaagcAGAGGTTCAGAGTCACTGCAGGCGGGGTTCCCTCTCTCCTGCATTTTATATCCTCCGTGGTTGGGAACCCTCTGCTGCTCCGGCGCTTTCCTTCATGATGCCAGCAGCTATAGGTCACGCCAATTTGATGAAAAGGGGGGCggcggggagggagggagggagggagggggctgCTGAGAGAGTGTGAATGAACGGAGCTACCGATCAATTCTGCTCCTTTTCATCGGGGGCTGTGTAGTACACTGTAAATATTTCGGCATTAAAAACAGCTGCCATAAGCACTTCCAGCTCCCCGGAAGTTTTTTTTCCCgtcattttctctgacattacTCATCTTGGAGCTGCAGGCCGTTAATGTAAAATGTGGACAGGCTCTGGGTGATGTCACTGTCGATAAGAGGAGTAATACCCCCTCCTCCTTTGTGGGGATATTGATATGTTTGCGGTGCGCTCACCGGAGCAGAACGCGGATCGATGAGAGTTGGAATTTATGAATTACGAGAAACGCGATCAGTAATGAATGGAATTATCCAAAGTctgcagacagagtgagactgtGACTGTGGTCTCAGTACTTTACGGTCAGCGATGCCATTCTACAGGGATAGTATTAAACTATACGTGGGGGGTGTAACCGCGGGGTCATGTCCAAGTCATAGTTTTGAGCCTGGAACTTTTTACAAGAAGTGTGGAGGTGTAAAGGTTGGTTCTATTATTCCATTTTTATCATGACCACATGTTAACATATGTGGGCTGGAATGACCTGGAGCCTTCCATTAATACCTCTGCATATCGGTCGGTGGAAGGTCAGAAAGGTCATCAAGTTTTTACTGGCCTATCATCCGCGGGTGCCATGTCCCATGTCTTTAACATGAGCAGGGGACCAGCATACTTCATTTGTGTGGTCAATGCAGACGTCCTTCCAGATGTCTGCATCATGACAGCTTCAAGAACACTTTAAAAGGAATTTctataaaagaaaacatctgatcAAATGGAtcctttagtttttatttacaatGATGATCACAGATCTTCCTCATGCTGTTCTGAGTGGCAGGGATAAAAGCATCTACGCTGTGAGGAACCCTGCAAAGAATAAAAGATCTCTGtgcatttaaaatgcagctttAGTGCTATAACATTGTTGGGTAAAATCTCCAACTGTTTGTTTGAAGCTTTGTTTTAAATCCTGAATGACAGATCACAGCCTGCAACAGCAAAACGATTGGACTGATCCATAAAAACATCTATTGATTTGCTCATATTAggactctgtgtttcctgtgatctgattggtcagtagtcTGGCTCTTGGCAGGTTTTGATCTGGTCCTCTGAAGGAAACCTGTTCTGGAGCAGGTTATCGTTGTGCAGCACAGGTTGCTATGGTGATCTAACCCATTTAAAAGTCAGCCAGCTTCATGATACAGAAAAACCTGAGTTAAGCCCAAAGATCATTGGATCTCTGATCTCTCCTCCTTGCACAAGACTCTATTGACTGTGAAGGTCACTGCATATTATTCACAtaatttttgtatttgtcaAACCATTCAGTTTGGCCTGTACGGAGACTTCTGTGTTCTTTATGTTAGTACACTCTGCCTACTCTGAGTTCAGGGCGTGTAGTTACTCCACTGCTTGAGCTTCATACAAACAGTTATAgggtgtttgttgttgtgtacgttgggtgtgtgtatgctggATGTTGTCAAGAGTCAGTGACgagacaagaagaaaagacTTGGATGGCAGATACAAAGCTAACTTTCATAGTATATTTACAAAAGTGCCATACAGCAAAACATTGTCATTTCACAGGTAACTTCACTTCAGATGCTCTTGCACAGAAAGACCCACAGCTGAAgggcttttatttattcagctctTGGGTCGTGGTGGCTGACGTCCGTGGCTGATGaaggatgttttaaaaaaaaaaacctgcgtGAACCTGTTTAACAGAGAGTTTAAGGACACTGGATGAATGAAGAGAGGACTCTAGCACTTAGAGGGATTCTCTAGAGCTGTTTCCACATAGAAACTCTGGACAGTATCTGGAGAATCAGGTCCCCCGGATATTGTCCGGAGTCCTTGTTTCACACATGCGACACGCAAACCGGAAATCTGGTTTAGGTGTGGGGTGGTGCCTGGTAGAGAATTCAGGAGGTGGTGATAGATACATCATCAACATCCCgtacagctcctctgggtcacgTCTAGAGaagttcagggttgcagtgcaCGTGTGAAAACAGTTCAGGTGGCACATTCTGATGAAACTAATTGCTTATTCAGACGTATAGGTCAACAAGTGTGTGAAGCCGCAGCTGCTTCGCAGTTTACAGCTCCATCGTGTTAAAGGGCTGAGCTGAAGTTCTCAGATCTGAGTAGAGTTCATCTGTTTATACCACTGAAAGCAAGTGAGATTTTTCTTGGAAGGATCATACcagtgttttacatgttttagttCATCATAGGGTtatttattacaacttgggtcatgttttcatagttttggcTTTAATAGGGCCCAAGTTGCTTTATATCGCTGACTATTTCCCAAAGTTTTGGTTAGTTTTCTATCTTCCAAGCAGCTgctggtttcagttcatttacaTATGCTATGAAAATCACCTTGCAGAGAATAAAGCCGTGCTGTTCATATAATCTATAGGAAAATAATATGTTTCCTTGTTGTTATGTTTAAGAGCTTTAGAGAGTA
The nucleotide sequence above comes from Toxotes jaculatrix isolate fToxJac2 chromosome 22, fToxJac2.pri, whole genome shotgun sequence. Encoded proteins:
- the spx gene encoding spexin prohormone 1, whose protein sequence is MQERGNPACSDSEPLLLSSSLLGHQAHRTSETMKGLRTITLTYALTLLLLATFISQSWSAPKGSFQRRNWTPQAMLYLKGTQGRRFISEDRKEGDVYDTLHLETRSQNTEKLSVDQAATVLLNFLQQAREGADENQDEVYFQELPVWKREFF